In a single window of the Streptomyces cinnabarinus genome:
- a CDS encoding serpin family protein, with translation MRGTNAAIRAANGLTGRWAGAVEGGTVFSAVGVWPLLALLADGAAELTREELTGALGIPADRAAGAARELLGSLDGMDGLDSALGLWMQATLQPRPEWVAGLPQGAHGVLGGDLGADRKALDAWAAERTGGLVEAMPVELTPLTELVLASALVLRTTWEEPFEGGPGYWLGAFGRAGLSRTTEGLEDLAVARTPAGRVTRVVVRGDNGIDVHLLLGEEEMTPGQVLGAGLDCLSGALAPTAGERLKNGAVGPGLEMSEVRSAQPVPSRMTLQTVEFTLHARHDLLARPELFGLSCADDPAWGGFPGISAVPLGVGSAGQSVTATFSAEGFRAAAVTAVGMAWMGSSPDALPYTTTRAYVRLDRPFGFLAVHRETRLALVAGWVTEPRPYDEAEFSG, from the coding sequence ATGCGGGGCACGAATGCGGCAATCCGGGCGGCGAACGGGCTGACGGGACGTTGGGCCGGGGCCGTGGAGGGCGGCACCGTGTTCTCGGCGGTGGGTGTGTGGCCGCTGCTCGCCCTGCTCGCGGACGGTGCCGCCGAGCTGACGCGGGAGGAACTGACCGGGGCGCTCGGGATTCCGGCGGACCGGGCGGCCGGTGCGGCGCGGGAGCTGCTGGGGTCCCTGGACGGCATGGACGGCCTGGACTCCGCGCTGGGGCTGTGGATGCAGGCCACACTTCAGCCGCGGCCGGAGTGGGTGGCGGGACTGCCCCAGGGGGCGCACGGGGTGCTCGGTGGCGACCTCGGGGCGGACCGGAAGGCGCTGGACGCCTGGGCCGCCGAGCGGACCGGCGGGCTCGTCGAGGCCATGCCGGTGGAGCTGACGCCGCTGACCGAGCTGGTGCTGGCGAGCGCGCTGGTGCTGCGGACGACGTGGGAGGAGCCCTTCGAGGGCGGCCCCGGCTACTGGCTCGGCGCCTTCGGCCGCGCGGGGCTCAGCCGTACCACTGAGGGACTCGAGGATCTGGCCGTCGCGCGTACCCCCGCGGGGAGGGTCACCCGGGTCGTGGTGCGCGGTGACAACGGCATCGACGTCCACCTCCTGCTCGGCGAGGAGGAGATGACTCCCGGTCAGGTGCTCGGCGCGGGGCTGGACTGCCTCTCCGGCGCCCTCGCCCCGACCGCGGGCGAGCGGCTGAAGAACGGGGCGGTGGGTCCCGGGCTGGAGATGTCCGAGGTGCGCAGCGCACAGCCGGTGCCCTCACGAATGACCTTGCAGACCGTGGAGTTCACCCTCCACGCCCGGCACGATCTGCTGGCCCGCCCGGAGCTGTTCGGGCTCTCCTGTGCCGACGACCCGGCGTGGGGCGGCTTCCCCGGTATCAGTGCCGTGCCGCTCGGGGTGGGCTCGGCGGGGCAGTCCGTCACGGCGACCTTCAGCGCCGAGGGCTTCCGCGCGGCAGCGGTGACGGCGGTCGGCATGGCGTGGATGGGGTCGTCCCCCGACGCACTGCCCTACACGACGACCAGGGCGTACGTCCGCCTCGACCGGCCCTTCGGCTTCCTCGCCGTGC
- a CDS encoding DUF4190 domain-containing protein, which yields MSIPPPHGPHQPYGPQEPPGPYGPYPQGQFPPPGPYAPYPHHPYGPYGRPAPVNGVAIAALVLGILCFVPALGLVLGLVALGQIRKKGERGRGMAIAGSVLSSVGLVLWTVTLSTGIASDAWDTLKDAASEEGTAYALAKGDCFDSPTGSLEGSTYDVDEVPCAGRHDAEVFAVITLPGGRFPGDDSVTATAEDKCYTLEAEYAMDPWAVPEDAAVYYLLPSSQSWRFGDREITCLFGSTADNGTLTGSLRNDDSTLDADQIAFLKAMNTVDEVLYEEPEEFPEDDLPVNLTWAKDVEEVLGEQIGALAGHGWESGAEDPVADLLADLKAARTAWAKAAAADDADTFYEHYDTGYEYVDGPTTVTARKALGLTTSVPSYDGEYEGGDESAGGGELDV from the coding sequence GTGTCCATACCCCCGCCCCACGGGCCCCACCAGCCGTACGGGCCCCAGGAGCCTCCGGGGCCCTATGGGCCGTACCCGCAGGGCCAGTTCCCGCCGCCGGGCCCGTACGCCCCGTACCCGCACCACCCCTACGGGCCCTACGGCCGCCCCGCGCCGGTCAACGGCGTCGCCATCGCCGCCCTGGTGCTCGGCATCCTCTGCTTCGTCCCGGCCCTGGGCCTGGTGCTCGGTCTGGTGGCGCTGGGGCAGATCAGGAAGAAGGGCGAGCGGGGCCGGGGGATGGCGATCGCGGGCTCGGTGCTGTCCTCCGTGGGGCTCGTGCTGTGGACGGTGACCCTGAGCACGGGGATCGCCTCCGACGCCTGGGACACGCTGAAGGACGCCGCGAGCGAAGAGGGCACCGCCTACGCGCTGGCCAAGGGCGACTGCTTCGACTCCCCGACCGGGTCCCTGGAGGGCTCCACCTACGACGTGGACGAGGTGCCCTGCGCCGGCCGGCACGACGCCGAGGTGTTCGCCGTGATCACCCTGCCCGGCGGACGCTTCCCCGGCGACGACTCGGTGACCGCGACCGCCGAGGACAAGTGCTACACCCTCGAAGCCGAGTACGCGATGGACCCCTGGGCCGTACCCGAGGACGCCGCCGTCTACTACCTCCTGCCGTCCAGCCAGAGCTGGCGCTTCGGCGACCGCGAGATCACCTGCCTGTTCGGCAGCACCGCCGACAACGGCACCCTCACCGGCTCGCTGCGCAACGACGACAGCACGCTCGACGCCGACCAGATCGCCTTCCTCAAGGCCATGAACACCGTCGACGAGGTGCTCTACGAGGAGCCGGAGGAATTCCCCGAGGACGACCTGCCCGTCAACCTGACCTGGGCGAAGGATGTCGAAGAGGTGCTCGGCGAGCAGATCGGGGCGCTGGCGGGGCACGGCTGGGAGTCCGGCGCCGAGGACCCCGTCGCCGACCTGCTCGCGGACCTGAAGGCCGCCCGTACGGCCTGGGCGAAGGCGGCCGCGGCCGACGACGCGGACACCTTCTACGAGCACTACGACACCGGCTATGAGTACGTCGACGGCCCCACCACGGTCACCGCACGCAAGGCTCTGGGCCTGACCACCTCCGTGCCGTCCTATGACGGGGAGTACGAGGGCGGCGACGAGAGCGCGGGTGGCGGCGAACTCGATGTGTGA
- a CDS encoding GntR family transcriptional regulator: protein MTFGEQPAYLRVAGDLRKKIVDGSLPPHTRLPSQARIREEYGVSDTVALEARKVLMAEGLVEGRSGSGTYVRERPVPRRIARSGFRPTGGATPFRQEQSDGEARGTWESSSEQAEASGAVAERLGLQPGDRVMCTRYLFREAGEAMMLSTSWEPLAVTGRTPVMLPEEGPLGGMGVVERMRAIDVIVDNVTEEVGARPGLAEELHALGGVPGHVVLVIQRTYYASGRPVETADVVVPADRYRVAYHLPVK, encoded by the coding sequence GTGACATTCGGTGAGCAGCCGGCGTACCTGCGTGTCGCGGGTGATCTCCGCAAGAAGATCGTCGACGGTTCACTGCCACCGCATACCCGTCTCCCGTCCCAGGCCCGGATCCGCGAGGAGTACGGCGTCTCGGACACCGTCGCCCTGGAGGCGCGCAAGGTGCTGATGGCCGAGGGCCTGGTGGAGGGCCGCTCCGGCTCCGGTACGTATGTGCGCGAGCGGCCCGTGCCCCGCCGTATCGCCCGCTCCGGGTTCCGTCCCACCGGCGGGGCCACGCCGTTCCGGCAGGAACAGTCCGACGGAGAGGCGCGCGGCACCTGGGAGTCCAGCAGTGAGCAGGCCGAGGCGAGCGGGGCGGTCGCCGAGCGGCTGGGCCTCCAGCCCGGCGACCGGGTCATGTGCACCCGGTATCTGTTCCGGGAGGCCGGTGAGGCGATGATGCTCTCCACCTCCTGGGAGCCCCTCGCGGTCACCGGCCGCACGCCCGTGATGCTCCCCGAGGAGGGCCCGCTCGGCGGCATGGGCGTCGTCGAGCGGATGCGCGCCATCGACGTCATCGTCGACAACGTCACCGAGGAGGTCGGCGCCCGCCCCGGCCTCGCCGAGGAACTGCACGCCCTGGGCGGTGTCCCGGGCCATGTCGTGCTCGTCATCCAGCGCACCTACTACGCCTCCGGCCGCCCCGTGGAGACCGCGGACGTTGTCGTCCCCGCCGACCGCTACCGGGTCGCCTACCACCTCCCAGTGAAGTAG
- a CDS encoding SPOR domain-containing protein, giving the protein MNDSTTTLPWLVIRQDDNGNRYRVGRYATRAEAQKIADSLDSRGHKQLYWVERIGQGGSETAN; this is encoded by the coding sequence ATGAACGACAGCACGACCACTCTTCCCTGGCTCGTCATACGACAGGACGACAACGGCAATCGCTACCGCGTGGGCCGGTACGCGACCCGGGCCGAGGCCCAGAAGATCGCGGACAGCCTCGACTCCCGCGGGCACAAACAGCTCTACTGGGTCGAGCGGATCGGCCAGGGCGGCAGCGAGACCGCCAACTGA
- a CDS encoding (deoxy)nucleoside triphosphate pyrophosphohydrolase, which translates to MTERIVVVGAALLDDGRLLAARRSAPPELAGRWELPGGKVEPGETPEAALVRELREELGVETETSDRVPGEWPLRAPYVLQVWTARLLPGSPAPKQLQDHDELRWLTPTELWDVEWLDQDVPAVRKIEGGLSHI; encoded by the coding sequence ATGACGGAACGGATCGTGGTGGTGGGAGCCGCCCTGCTGGACGACGGCCGCCTCCTCGCCGCGCGCCGCAGCGCACCCCCCGAACTGGCCGGCCGCTGGGAACTTCCCGGCGGCAAGGTCGAACCGGGCGAGACCCCCGAGGCGGCCCTCGTGCGCGAACTCCGCGAGGAGTTGGGCGTGGAGACGGAGACGTCGGACCGCGTGCCGGGCGAGTGGCCGCTGCGCGCCCCGTACGTCCTGCAGGTCTGGACGGCCCGCCTGCTCCCGGGTTCCCCGGCACCGAAGCAGCTCCAGGACCACGACGAACTGCGCTGGCTGACGCCCACGGAACTGTGGGACGTGGAGTGGCTCGACCAGGATGTTCCGGCGGTGCGGAAGATCGAAGGCGGCCTGAGCCACATTTAG
- a CDS encoding ATP-binding protein, with the protein MPINPVKKDTAAREVIGVIDTEGDCVEWTFSAEPGAVRAARAAVRSRLHDWGLDSLADIAALLVSELVTNALRHATGPIGVRLVRPSRLGDVLRVEVSDPLPDFPRERVARPEDESGRGLQLVAHSSRRWGTRPGEVGKTVWFELAVP; encoded by the coding sequence GTGCCCATTAACCCCGTAAAAAAGGACACCGCTGCCCGGGAAGTGATCGGTGTGATCGACACCGAAGGCGACTGCGTCGAGTGGACCTTCTCCGCCGAGCCCGGCGCGGTGCGCGCCGCCCGCGCCGCCGTCCGCAGCCGACTGCACGACTGGGGCCTCGACAGCCTCGCCGACATCGCCGCCCTGCTGGTCAGCGAACTCGTCACCAACGCCCTCCGGCACGCCACCGGCCCCATCGGCGTCCGTCTGGTCCGCCCCTCCCGCCTGGGCGACGTCCTGCGGGTGGAGGTCTCCGACCCCCTCCCGGACTTCCCGCGCGAGCGCGTCGCCCGCCCCGAGGACGAGAGCGGGCGCGGACTGCAACTGGTCGCCCACTCCTCGCGTCGCTGGGGCACCCGCCCCGGGGAGGTCGGGAAGACCGTCTGGTTCGAGTTGGCGGTGCCCTGA
- a CDS encoding SpoIIE family protein phosphatase, giving the protein MSEIPAKATESEDPSDGARTGAAAAPAADATRVSGDLPPADAMWQSSPPGSMYDYIRVASFSIGPDGLVEQWSLRAEQLFGIPAQRAVGMDPIAAFIDPDRREQGHRKMAEILDGREWTGVVPFRKPDEETGLRGEEALAEVYVMPTRTEEGEKAAVCIVVDVRTLRTIETDLAASQAIFGQSPFGFLLIDTDLRVRRANHRFASLFGGTPDDHRGKGVHDYLPRPEAERVTATLRRVLETGESITDMHVTGFLPGSDERRHWSINLYRVRSGSGRPIGIAWLGTDITARRAAAREAAAARRNLALLNEAGARIGNSLDLETTARELLDVVVPGFCDLATVDLYQGLLAGDETPPGLADGSAELRRVAFASAVSDAPFVAGAASVAVGAVHHYPFNSPCADALRTARPRSVPAEEGGLVQSTLAVPMVAHDTVVGLAQFSRTKGSEPFGDRDRDLAVELAARAAVCIDNARLYRREHERALILQRSLLPPGDPVASGLDIACRYLPGNSSADRPSEVGGDWFDVIELPGHRTALVVGDVMGRGLRAAVAMGELRSAVRTLALLDLEPAEVLSALDEIARGLGAPGGVQQATRAARRPREADLSEVYLATCVYAVYDSVTRRCTFANAGHLPPVLVEPGEDALMLDVPPGMPLGVGGEPFEEVEVELPEGALLALYTDGLVESRDHPLDEGLQAFVGALTDPTRPLEDVCDHVLNTLDTHHGEDDIALLMARVQGLPADSVGDWTLPREPRSVGRAREHARGRLLSWDLEPLVDTTELLVSELVTNALRYGEGEIRLRLLLDRTLVCEVWDAGLVQPRRRRARDTDEGGRGLQLVGLLSAAWGSRRTPRGKTVWFELPLPDGETGLMDPAEALLSLF; this is encoded by the coding sequence GTGAGCGAGATACCAGCGAAGGCCACGGAGTCCGAGGACCCGTCGGACGGCGCGAGGACGGGGGCCGCGGCGGCCCCCGCGGCCGACGCCACGCGCGTCTCCGGCGATCTCCCGCCCGCCGACGCCATGTGGCAGAGCAGTCCGCCCGGCTCCATGTACGACTACATCCGGGTCGCGTCCTTCTCCATCGGCCCCGACGGTCTGGTCGAGCAGTGGAGCCTGCGCGCCGAGCAGCTCTTCGGCATCCCCGCCCAGCGTGCGGTCGGCATGGACCCCATCGCGGCCTTCATCGACCCCGACCGGCGCGAGCAGGGCCACCGCAAGATGGCCGAGATCCTCGACGGCAGGGAGTGGACCGGAGTCGTCCCCTTCCGCAAGCCCGACGAGGAGACCGGTCTGCGCGGCGAGGAGGCCCTTGCCGAGGTCTATGTCATGCCGACGCGGACCGAGGAGGGCGAGAAGGCCGCCGTCTGCATCGTCGTCGATGTGCGCACCCTGCGGACCATCGAGACCGACCTGGCCGCCTCGCAGGCGATTTTCGGTCAATCTCCCTTCGGCTTCCTGCTGATCGACACCGACCTCCGGGTCCGCCGCGCCAACCACCGGTTCGCCTCGCTGTTCGGCGGCACGCCGGACGACCATCGCGGCAAGGGCGTCCACGACTATCTGCCGAGGCCGGAGGCGGAGCGGGTCACCGCGACCCTGCGCCGGGTGCTGGAGACCGGCGAGTCCATCACCGACATGCACGTCACCGGCTTTCTGCCCGGCTCCGACGAGCGACGGCACTGGTCCATCAACCTCTACCGGGTGCGCAGCGGCTCCGGCCGCCCCATCGGCATCGCCTGGCTCGGGACCGACATCACGGCCCGTCGTGCCGCCGCCCGGGAAGCGGCCGCCGCACGGCGCAATCTCGCCCTGCTGAACGAGGCCGGTGCCCGGATCGGGAACTCCCTCGACCTGGAGACCACGGCCCGCGAACTCCTCGACGTCGTCGTCCCCGGCTTCTGCGACCTGGCCACGGTCGACCTCTACCAGGGCCTGCTGGCCGGCGACGAGACCCCGCCGGGCCTCGCCGACGGCAGCGCGGAACTGCGCCGGGTGGCCTTCGCCAGCGCGGTCTCCGACGCGCCCTTCGTGGCCGGCGCCGCCTCCGTCGCGGTCGGCGCGGTCCACCACTACCCGTTCAACTCCCCGTGCGCGGACGCTTTGCGCACCGCACGCCCGCGGTCCGTGCCCGCCGAGGAGGGCGGCCTCGTCCAGTCCACGCTGGCCGTGCCGATGGTCGCCCACGACACCGTCGTAGGACTGGCGCAGTTCTCGCGGACCAAGGGCAGTGAGCCGTTCGGGGACCGGGACCGGGATCTGGCGGTGGAGCTCGCGGCGCGGGCCGCGGTGTGCATCGACAACGCGCGGCTGTACCGCAGGGAGCACGAGCGGGCGTTGATACTGCAACGGTCCCTGCTGCCGCCCGGCGACCCGGTCGCCTCCGGCCTGGACATCGCCTGCCGCTATCTGCCCGGCAACTCCTCCGCGGACCGGCCGAGCGAGGTGGGCGGCGACTGGTTCGACGTGATCGAACTGCCCGGACACCGTACGGCGTTGGTCGTCGGGGACGTCATGGGCCGGGGCCTGCGCGCCGCTGTGGCGATGGGCGAACTCCGTTCGGCCGTGCGCACCTTGGCCCTGCTGGACCTGGAACCGGCGGAAGTGCTGAGCGCGTTGGACGAGATCGCCCGCGGACTCGGCGCCCCGGGCGGGGTCCAGCAGGCGACCCGCGCCGCCCGCCGCCCCCGTGAGGCCGACCTGTCCGAGGTGTACCTCGCGACCTGCGTGTACGCGGTCTACGACTCGGTGACCCGGCGCTGCACCTTCGCCAACGCGGGCCATCTGCCGCCCGTGCTGGTCGAGCCGGGCGAGGACGCGCTGATGCTCGACGTGCCGCCGGGCATGCCGCTGGGCGTGGGCGGGGAGCCGTTCGAGGAGGTGGAGGTCGAGCTGCCGGAAGGTGCCCTCCTCGCCCTCTACACGGACGGACTCGTCGAGAGCCGCGACCACCCGCTGGACGAGGGCCTCCAGGCGTTCGTGGGAGCGCTGACGGACCCCACCCGCCCGTTGGAGGACGTCTGCGACCACGTCCTCAACACCCTGGACACCCACCACGGCGAGGACGACATCGCGCTGCTCATGGCCCGCGTCCAGGGCCTGCCCGCCGACTCGGTCGGCGACTGGACCCTCCCGCGCGAGCCGCGCAGTGTGGGCCGCGCCCGGGAACACGCCCGCGGCCGACTCCTCTCCTGGGACCTCGAACCCCTCGTCGACACCACGGAACTCCTGGTCAGCGAGCTGGTGACCAACGCCCTGCGCTACGGCGAGGGCGAGATCCGGCTGCGCCTCCTCCTCGACCGCACCCTGGTCTGCGAGGTCTGGGACGCGGGCCTGGTCCAGCCCCGCCGCCGCAGAGCCCGGGACACCGACGAGGGCGGCCGCGGCCTCCAGCTCGTCGGCCTCCTGAGCGCGGCCTGGGGCTCCCGCCGCACCCCACGCGGCAAGACGGTCTGGTTCGAACTCCCCCTGCCGGACGGCGAAACGGGCCTCATGGACCCGGCGGAGGCGTTGCTGAGCCTGTTCTGA
- a CDS encoding class I SAM-dependent methyltransferase, producing MRALITSKAARRALRPVVQLIDQRIEREVRRHIEITSKDTLQKELRTLRNRQRPLELFFDGTGRGASRLPSAPHLNRTITELVDTTGVGREAAERNVAQAFRLLIAMEALGVGRIAGGTMNIVGKLSAVPLLDPPTDEVLEIGTLYGMFSAALIRMLERAGRAPSLTIVDPLAGTQLQPGATMGNDASGTPVNLAAVRTNLGLAGQAGAAARIEQGFSEDPEVRAKVADRSYGVVIVDGDHSAAGVAADLEWAEQIVAPGGIVVLDDFGHPKWPGIKEAFEKHMTTDTRFRFLGQVAHSGYLRAASD from the coding sequence ATGCGAGCGTTAATCACCAGCAAGGCCGCCAGGCGAGCCCTGCGGCCGGTAGTGCAACTGATCGATCAGCGCATCGAACGTGAGGTGCGCCGGCACATCGAGATCACCTCGAAGGACACCCTCCAGAAGGAGTTGCGCACCCTGCGCAACCGCCAGCGCCCTCTGGAGCTCTTCTTCGACGGCACCGGCCGTGGTGCCTCCCGGCTGCCCTCGGCACCCCATCTCAACCGCACCATCACGGAGTTGGTGGACACCACCGGCGTCGGACGGGAGGCCGCCGAGCGCAATGTCGCCCAGGCCTTCCGGCTGCTGATCGCGATGGAGGCGCTCGGCGTCGGCAGGATCGCCGGCGGCACGATGAACATCGTCGGCAAGCTGTCCGCCGTACCGCTGCTCGACCCGCCGACCGACGAGGTCCTGGAGATCGGCACCCTCTACGGGATGTTCAGCGCGGCGCTCATCCGGATGCTGGAGCGCGCCGGACGGGCGCCGAGCCTGACCATCGTCGACCCGCTCGCCGGCACCCAGCTCCAGCCCGGCGCCACCATGGGCAACGACGCCTCCGGAACGCCCGTCAACCTCGCCGCCGTCCGCACCAATCTGGGCCTGGCCGGCCAGGCGGGTGCCGCCGCGCGGATCGAGCAGGGCTTCTCGGAGGACCCCGAGGTCCGGGCCAAGGTCGCCGATCGTTCCTACGGCGTCGTCATCGTCGACGGCGACCACTCCGCGGCCGGTGTCGCCGCCGACCTGGAGTGGGCCGAACAGATCGTCGCCCCGGGCGGGATCGTCGTACTCGACGACTTCGGGCATCCGAAGTGGCCCGGGATCAAGGAGGCGTTCGAGAAGCACATGACCACGGACACCCGGTTCAGGTTCCTGGGGCAGGTGGCCCACTCCGGGTATCTGCGGGCTGCCTCAGACTGA
- a CDS encoding succinate dehydrogenase/fumarate reductase iron-sulfur subunit, with product MSSYEARFKVWRGDVGGGGLEDFAVEVNDGEVVLDIIHRLQATQAPDLAVRWNCKAGKCGSCSAEINGRPRLMCMTRMSVFDRAETITVTPLRAFPVVRDLVTDVGFNYTKAREVPAFVPPEKLGPGEYRMMQEDVDRSQEFRKCIECFLCQDTCHVVRDHEENKQAFAGPRFLMRVAELDMHPLDAAAESGLDRKSTAQDEHGLGYCNITKCCTEVCPEGIKITDNALIPLKERAVDRKYDPLVWLGSKIRRRSGSSGSSGSV from the coding sequence GTGAGCAGCTACGAGGCCCGCTTCAAGGTGTGGCGCGGGGACGTCGGGGGCGGCGGCCTGGAGGACTTCGCGGTCGAGGTGAACGACGGCGAGGTCGTCCTCGACATCATCCACCGCCTCCAGGCCACCCAGGCCCCCGACCTCGCCGTCCGCTGGAACTGCAAGGCGGGCAAGTGCGGTTCGTGCTCCGCGGAGATCAACGGCCGGCCGCGGCTGATGTGCATGACCCGGATGTCGGTGTTCGACCGCGCCGAGACGATCACCGTGACGCCCCTGCGCGCCTTCCCGGTCGTCCGGGATCTCGTCACCGACGTCGGCTTCAACTACACCAAGGCGCGCGAGGTCCCGGCCTTCGTGCCACCGGAGAAGCTCGGCCCCGGCGAGTACCGGATGATGCAGGAGGACGTGGACCGCTCGCAGGAGTTCCGCAAGTGCATCGAGTGCTTCCTGTGCCAGGACACCTGCCATGTGGTCCGCGACCACGAGGAGAACAAGCAGGCGTTCGCCGGTCCGCGCTTCCTGATGCGGGTGGCGGAGCTGGACATGCACCCGCTGGACGCCGCCGCCGAGTCCGGCCTGGACCGCAAGAGCACCGCCCAGGACGAACACGGTCTCGGCTACTGCAACATCACCAAGTGCTGTACGGAGGTCTGCCCGGAAGGCATCAAGATCACGGACAACGCGCTGATCCCGCTGAAGGAGCGGGCCGTGGACCGCAAGTACGACCCCCTGGTGTGGCTGGGATCGAAGATCCGCAGGCGCTCCGGGTCCTCCGGCTCCTCCGGGTCAGTCTGA
- a CDS encoding fumarate reductase/succinate dehydrogenase flavoprotein subunit — protein MSVVDRQEWDVVVVGAGGAGLRAAIEARERGARTAVICKSLFGKAHTVMAEGGIAAAMANANEHDNWQVHFRDTMRGGKFLNQWRMAELHAQEAPDRVWELETWGALFDRTKDGRISQRNFGGHEYPRLAHVGDRTGLELIRTLQQKIVSLQQQDFKETGDYESRLKVFQECTVTRVLKDGPHVSGVFAYDRETGRFFVLEAPAVVIATGGIGKSFKVTSNSWEYTGDGHALALLAGAPLLNMEFVQFHPTGMVWPPSVKGILVTESVRGDGGVLRNSEGKRFMFDYVPDVFKEKYAESEEEGDRWYADPDNNRRPPELLPRDEVARAINSEVKAGRGSPHGGVFLDVSTRMPAEVIKRRLPSMYHQFKELADVDITAEAMEVGPTCHYVMGGIAVDSDTAAARGVPGLFAAGEVAGGMHGSNRLGGNSLSDLLVFGRRAGRHAAEYTAALAFERPGVDDVQIDTAAAEALRPFSAESPDEAAPENPYSLHQELQQTMNDLVGIIRREGEMAHALEKLGELRVRARRAGVEGHRQFNPGWHLALDLRNMLLVSECVARAALERTESRGGHTREDHPTMERVWRNINLLCRLADPTGGLAATDPERGQIDLTRETTDPIRPDLLALFDKEELVKYLAEEELYE, from the coding sequence ATGTCCGTGGTGGACCGGCAGGAGTGGGATGTCGTCGTGGTCGGCGCGGGCGGCGCGGGCCTGCGCGCCGCCATCGAGGCACGCGAGCGCGGCGCCCGTACGGCGGTGATCTGCAAGTCGCTGTTCGGCAAGGCGCACACGGTGATGGCCGAGGGCGGGATCGCGGCCGCGATGGCCAACGCCAACGAGCACGACAACTGGCAGGTCCACTTCCGCGACACCATGCGCGGCGGGAAGTTCCTCAACCAGTGGCGGATGGCCGAGCTGCACGCCCAGGAGGCCCCGGACCGGGTGTGGGAACTGGAGACCTGGGGCGCCCTGTTCGACCGTACGAAGGACGGCCGGATCTCGCAGCGCAACTTCGGCGGCCACGAGTACCCGAGGCTGGCCCATGTCGGCGACCGCACCGGCCTGGAACTGATCCGCACCCTCCAGCAGAAGATCGTCTCCTTGCAGCAGCAGGACTTCAAGGAGACCGGCGACTACGAGTCCCGCCTGAAGGTCTTCCAGGAGTGCACGGTCACCCGGGTGCTCAAGGACGGCCCTCACGTCTCGGGGGTCTTCGCCTACGACCGGGAGACCGGCCGCTTCTTCGTCCTCGAAGCGCCCGCCGTCGTCATCGCCACCGGTGGCATCGGCAAGTCCTTCAAGGTGACGTCGAACTCGTGGGAGTACACCGGCGACGGCCACGCGCTGGCGCTGCTCGCGGGCGCGCCGCTGCTCAACATGGAGTTCGTGCAGTTCCACCCGACCGGCATGGTCTGGCCGCCGTCGGTGAAGGGCATCCTGGTCACCGAGTCGGTGCGCGGCGACGGCGGGGTGCTCAGAAACTCCGAGGGCAAACGGTTCATGTTCGACTACGTCCCGGACGTCTTCAAGGAGAAGTACGCCGAGTCCGAGGAGGAGGGGGACCGCTGGTACGCGGACCCGGACAACAACCGGCGTCCCCCTGAGCTGCTCCCCCGCGACGAGGTGGCCCGCGCCATCAACTCCGAGGTGAAGGCGGGCCGGGGCTCGCCGCACGGCGGGGTCTTCCTGGACGTGTCGACGCGGATGCCCGCCGAGGTGATCAAGCGCCGACTGCCGTCGATGTACCACCAGTTCAAGGAGCTGGCGGACGTCGACATCACCGCGGAGGCGATGGAGGTCGGGCCGACCTGTCACTACGTGATGGGCGGGATCGCCGTCGATTCCGACACCGCCGCCGCGCGCGGGGTGCCGGGGCTGTTCGCGGCCGGTGAGGTCGCGGGCGGGATGCACGGCTCGAACCGGCTCGGCGGCAACTCCCTGTCCGATCTGCTGGTGTTCGGGCGCCGGGCGGGCCGGCACGCGGCCGAGTACACCGCCGCCCTCGCCTTCGAGCGGCCCGGGGTCGACGACGTCCAGATCGACACCGCCGCGGCCGAGGCGCTGCGCCCGTTCTCCGCGGAAAGCCCCGACGAGGCCGCGCCGGAGAACCCGTACAGCCTCCACCAGGAACTCCAGCAGACCATGAACGACCTGGTGGGCATCATCCGCCGCGAGGGCGAGATGGCGCACGCGCTGGAGAAACTGGGCGAGCTGCGGGTACGGGCCCGCCGGGCCGGGGTCGAGGGGCACCGGCAGTTCAACCCCGGCTGGCATCTGGCCCTGGACCTCAGGAACATGCTGCTGGTCAGCGAGTGCGTGGCACGGGCCGCCCTGGAGCGCACCGAGTCGCGCGGCGGCCACACCCGCGAGGACCATCCGACGATGGAGCGCGTCTGGCGCAACATCAATCTGCTGTGCCGGCTGGCCGACCCCACGGGCGGTCTCGCGGCGACCGATCCCGAGCGCGGCCAGATCGACCTCACCCGGGAGACCACCGACCCCATCCGCCCGGACCTGCTCGCCCTCTTCGACAAGGAGGAGCTGGTCAAGTACCTCGCCGAAGAGGAGCTGTACGAGTGA